CAGGAGGCTTCCTCGCACACCGTCACCAGATTGTTGGCGCGCAGGATGTCCTTGATTTCGTAGAAGCGGGTCGATGGCGATGCGGCCTTGACGCGGATCCAGTCCGGTTTCGCGAGCTTTTCTGCCGGGATGATCTTGATCGGGATGCGCGCGGTTTTGCCGGCGCCTTTCTGCTTGTCGCTCGGATTGTAGTTCGAGGATGCGAGTGGGGTCTTCTCGGTGGTCATGAGGTGTGGATCGCTTCGTCATCGGAGGTTCCCGCGCATGCCGGAACGTCCGCAAAAAGGGTCAGGCCTTCAACAAATTCGTCAGGTTGCCGGCAAGCGCCAATTGCACTTCCTGCAAGGGCGCTTCGATGCCCATGGTCTTCATGTCAACGGTTGCCAATCCTTCGTAGCCGCAGGGATTGATCCATGAAAACGGTGTCAGGTCCATCGCGACATTCAGCGACACGCCGTGGTAGGTGCAGCCGTTGCCGCGGACTTTCAGGCCGAGTGCGGCGATTTTCGCGCCTTGCCAGGGGCCGTTGCCGGACAGGTAAATACCCGGCGCGCCAGCCTTGCGTTCACCCGCCAGATTATACGCCGCCAGGGTGTCGATCACAGCCTGCTCGATCTTGTGCACGAATTCGCGGGCGAACACGCGCGCGCCGGGGCGGTTGCGGCGCAGGTCCATCAATAGATAAATGATCACTTGTCCCGGACCGTGATAGGTCACCTCGCCGCCGCGATCCGTCTGCACCACGGGGATGCCGTGCGGGTTCAGCACGTGCGCCGGATCGGCGCCAAGGCCGAGCGTGAAGACCGGCGGGTGCTCGACGATCCACAGTTCGTCGGGAGTATCGCGGTCGCGGCTGTCGGTGAAGGCGCGCATCGCGGCGAAGGTGCTTGCGTAGTCTTCCGTGCCGCGATGGATGATGGCTGGTGTGTGCATGCGGGAAGTTTACCGAAACATCGCGCGACGCGCCTTGTTGCTATCGATGAGCCTTCGATGTTGAAGTGATACCATCGTCGCAGAGTGGCAGGTTGGCATCGCGTCGTACGCGGACCGCGAGGCTTTCAATATTGATGAAGGAATGAACAATGAGCGCCAAGCACATCGCTCTCATTTACACCGGCGGCACGATCGGCATGGCGAGAACTGACAAGGGATACGCGCCGATGAAGGACTTCGCCGCGGTGCTGTCGAAACTCCTGCATCCGGTGTCCGGCGCGATGCCGCGCTACACCTTGCACGAGTATGCGACGCCGATCGACAGCACCAATGCGGTGCCCGAAGACTGGCAGCGCATAGCGCGCGACATTGCCGCGCGCTATCACGAGCACGACGGCTTCGTCGTGCTGCACGGCACCGATACCATGGCCTACACGGCATCGGCGCTGTCCTTCATGCTGCAGGGTTTGCGCAAGCCGGTGATCGTGACCGGGTCGCAAATCCCGCTGGGCGAGGTGCGCTCGGACGCGGCGCAAAACCTGATCACCGCCATGCAGCTGGCCGCATCCGATCAGATCAGCGAAGTCGCGATCTATTTCAATCAGCGCCTGCTGCGCGGCAATCGCGCCACCAAGACCAGCGCCAGCCGCATGCAGGCCTTCGACAGTCCGAACTATCCGTGGCTGGCCGAAGCGGGCATCGATCTCCGGCTGAATGCGTCGGTGCTGTTGCCGCGCGCGGCCGGCGAAAAATTCGAGACGCCGGCGTATGCGCATGGACGCGTTCTGCCGGTGCGCTTCGTGCCCGGCATGCCGGTGCGGCTCGTGCAGGCGATGCTCGACCTCGATCCGCAGGCATTGATTCTGCAAGGCTACGGCGCGGGCAATGTGCCGGATCGCGACAGTGCCTTGTTCGACGTGCTCAGGCGCGCGCATGAAAGCGGCGTGGTGCTGGTCGCATGCAGCCAGTCACTGCATGGTGAGGTTGCCCTCGGTACGTACGCGACGGGTTCCATGCTGGAGTCGGCCGGTGCCATCGGCGCAATGGACATGACTTTCGAGGCGATCTTCGCCAAGCTGCATCATCTGTTTGCCCTCGGGATGTCAGCGCAAGAGATACGGATGGCGTTCCTCCAGGACATCAGTGGCGAACTGGCTGCTTAAACGAGGTGTGTCCGGTGGAATTTTCCGGTCAACGATGCCGGGGGCCAGTTAGCGATCAAGGATAAGTATGCGACCGAAGCGGGTCACGATTAAGAAAGGCGTCTTATCAATATTTCTTTTGTTGATAGCTGCCGCTATTTGGAATCTCTACGAACTACCGACTTCAATTGACGAGGCGATATTCAGGTATCAGCTTTCGGCGCGAGCCGTCTCAGGCTCGGCGAATATAAAACTGGCTGAATTAATGCCGGGCGGCTGGGAACTTGTTTGCGATAGCCATGGCTATGATGGCGACTTGTATTTGGCGCGTTACCGAAAAACATATCCGCCAGCCGCGCCTCCACAGGATGGTGTTTGGGGACTGTTGTTCGTGTCGAGCGATGGTTCGGCGAAATATGCTGTCGGTACATGTCGACTTGATGGTGTGCGGATCGACGTTCGAGGATGCGCTGCAAGAGATGCTTCAGTACTCATGCTACGTGAAAACAGAGGCCGTGATTGCCGCGAGTATGCGCGACTGGAGTAATTTGTGGCATCAACAAATCAATCAACCGGGCCGCGTGGTGTGTGCCCGTCATCTCAGCGATAAAAATCAATTCCACCATGTCCTTCTTCAAAGACCTTTCCCTGTCTGCCATCATCGCCGGCTTCGTCACGGTGCTGGTCGGCTTCACCAGTTCCGCCGTCATCGTCTTCCAGGGTGCGCATGCCGTCGGTGCGACGCCGGCCCAGCTTGCGTCGTGGATGTGGGCGCTGGGCATCGGCATGGGGCTGACCTGCATTCTCCTGTCGCTGCGCTACAGGATGCCGGTGGTCACCGCATGGTCCACGCCGGGCGCGGCGATGCTGATCACCGGCGCGGCAGGCGTCTCGATCGGCGAGGCGACTGGCGCATTCCTGGTGTCGGCCGCGATGATTGCCCTGTGCGGCTTTTCCGGCTGGTTCGAGCGCGCGATCAATCGGATTCCGGTGTCGATCGCGTCCGGCATGCTGGCCGGCGTTTTGTTGCGCTTCGGACTCGATGTATTCGTGGCGATGAAGACGCAGTTCACGATGGCGTTCGCCATGTTCTGCACCTATCTCGTGATGCGACGCACATCATCGCGCTATGCGGTGGTCGCCACGCTGGGCGTGGGCATCGCGATTGCCGCCGCATCGGGCCTGCTGCGGATGGAGGGCGTGCATCTGGAGTTCGCGAAACCGGTATTCGTCGCGCCGCAGTTTTCGCTGGCCGCGCTGATCGGCATCGCGCTGCCCCTGTTCGTGGTGACCATGGCGTCGCAAAACGTGCCGGGCGTCGCGGTGATTCGCGCATCGGGCTATACGCTGCCGATTTCGCCGGTGATCGGCTGGACCGGTGTGGTCAACCTGCTGCTCGCGCCGTTCGGTGCATTTGCGCTGAATCTGGCGGCGATCACGGCGGCGATCTGCATGGGGCGCGAGGCGCACGAGGATCCGGCGCGACGCTATGTCGCGGCGGTGTTTGCCGGCGTGTTCTATCTGTTGATCGGCTTGTTCGGTGCAACGGTCGGTGCGCTGTTCGCGGCCTTCCCGAAGGAACTGGTGATGGCTGTGGCGGGACTCGCCTTGTTCGGCACGATAGGCAACGGACTGGCGGCGGCCATGAGCAACGAGAAGGAGCGCGAACCCGCGCTGGTCACCTTCCTGGTGACGGCGTCGGGCGTGACCCTGTTCGGCGTCGGTTCGGCGTTCTGGGGATTGGTTGCGGGCGTGATGGCGATCGTGGTCTTGCAGGCCGGCCGTCGCCACTTTCCCTGGTTCACCGCTGCCGACAGGGATGCGAAATAGCCTGCGCGCCTTCACAAGAAAGCGCGCAGTGTAATGCGGCTGCGCATAACCTTCTGCGCGCTCATTCCTGCTGTGCGGCAGAGGGTTGCAAGCGGATCGTTGCCGCTGTTGCGTCGGCATTCGTTGGCGTAAACAAGTGCGCAAAGGAAAAGGCGAATTCGCTTTCGCCGTTGATCTGCAGATGCCGCAGTCGTTCCTTCGCTTCCTCGACGGTGGGGACGTGGCCGGCATCGATCCACCACATTGCCATGTAGGCATCGCCGAAGCGTTCGAACCAGGACTTGCGCTCACGCAGGACTTCGGTGTGCGCACTGCGGTAGACGAATTGCCGGAGATGTTCGGGCGTTTCCCACACGGACAGATTGACGATGATGCGTTCGTCGGCGTACGGCTGCAGCGAGGTCGCGTTGCCTTCCTCCGTTTTCAGTCGCCACACGAAACCCGGACTGGCCTCGGCCAGTGCGTTGATGCGGTCGAGCTGCGCAACGAAGCCGGCCATCACCGGATCGTCCATCGCGCCGCGGGCGCGTCCGATGTTGACTTGCGCAAGATGTTTCTTGTCATGCATGGTTTGCTCCCTCTTCTGTTTTTTCAAACCGCTATTGCAACAAAGCCCCCGGCTCGCGCCGAGGGCTTGTTCAATCCTTGCTGGAGTTGCACGTCACAGATGTTGCTGCACCGTCAGCCGCTCATTTAACCACTCATTTGCATTGAGCGAGAGCGGGGCGTTGCAAGGTTGCCTGTGCGTTTTTCCTGTACGCAAAGCGTTGCACCAAACCGGCCAGTTGCGTTGCGAGTTTCGCTCCCGGCGATTGCGGACGCTCGATGCGCACTTCAAGGTTGCCCTTGGCGGGATCGGCCTCGACTACCGTCAATTGTCCGGGGATGGTTTGCAGTGCATTGCCGGCGGACAACCAGTAGTCATGCGACACGCCTTCCATTGTCACCCAGGCGCGACCGCGCACGATGCGCAGGGTCTGGCCCTGTTTTGCAATGCCGGAGCTGGCTTGTCCGGCCGGGATGACGAGCGCCTTGTTTGTGAATAAGTCTCTCATGATCTACACTCCTGAAATGGCTGGCGGGGATGCCTTTGCACGGGGAGATTCGAATTAATCTCTCATGCACAGAGCCATTCTAGTTCGCGAGTGCGGACTTTCTAAACGATATCTTTTCCACGTTCTTGCTAATTTCATTCACATATGGCGGACTTGCGCAGACTACCCAACCTGGCCGCGTTGCGCGCCTTCGAGGCCGCCGCGCGGCATGAGAATTTCACGCGGGCGGCGGAGGAAATTCACGTCACCCATGGCGCGATCAGCCATCAGGTGCGGGCGCTGGAGGAAGAACTGGGAGTGACGTTGTTCGTGCGGCACGGCAAGCGGATTGCGATCACGCCGGAGGGCGAACGCTTTGCCGACACGCTGCGCCGCGCCCTGACCGACATCGCGGCCGCGGCTGAAGTGCTGCAGGCAAGTTCCAGGCAGAAACGGCTCACGATCACGTCCTTGTCGTCCTTCGCCGCGCGCTGGCTGTCGCCGCGCCTGGGGCAATTCATCGAACGCTATCCCGATCTCGAAGTGATGCTGCAATCGAGCAATCACCTGACCGATTTCGTGCGCGAATCGGTCGATGTCGGCATCCGCTTCGGGCGCGGTCACTATCCCGGCCTCACGGTGGAGAAATTGATGGACGATTACTACTACCCGGTGGCAAGTCCGCGCTTCAATCGCGGCAAGCTGCCGAAGACGCCGCAGCAATTGGTGAAGAGCACGCTGCTGCGGTGCGACGGCGAGCCGTGGGAGCCATGGTTCCGCGCGGCGGGAATCGAGGCGGCCGAGCCGACCGGCGGGCTGGTGTTCGAGGATTCGTCGATGCTGGTGCGGGCCGCGGCGGAGGGGCATGGCATCGCGCTGGCGCGCTTCGCCATCGTCGCCACCGAAATCGAATCGGGCGAACTCGTTCGTCTCTCCGATATTGCGGTGAAGTGTCCGAGTTCCTACTACTTCGTCTGCCCGCCTGGCGCATTGCAGAAACCGCAAGTGCAAGCTTTCCGCACCTGGCTGTTTGACGAGATCGCGAAACTCAAGATGCCGACGACCGGTGTGCTATAGAACCACTTTCACCATCGGATGCGAGGACAGCGCGCGGTACAGATTGTCGAGCTGTTCGCGGCTGGTGGCGCGCACCGTGACCGTCAGCGACAGGTAAGTGCCCTTGCTCGATGGACGCATTTCCATCTTGCCGGAATGAAAGGTCGGGTCGTGCTGCACGACGACATCCACCATCGTTTGCGCAAAGGCGTCCTGCATCACGCCCATGATCTTGATCGGGAAGTCGCTCGGATATTCGATCAGCGTTTCGCGAGGATTGTCGGCAGGTTTGTCGGAAGCTTGTGTCATGGCATCAATTCTCTGAGTATGAAACGACGCGTGGTCCCGATTTGCACCGGGACCACGCACTTGAGGGATGCCTGTATTTTACGCCGCTGGGTTTTTTATGCCTTGGCCGCCTGGTAGGCCGCATGCAGCTTGCGGAAGACCGGGCCCGGCTTGCCGCTGCCGATGGTCTGGCCGTCGATCGTCACGACAGGCAGCACTTCCTTCGAGGCCGAGGTCAGCATCACTTCATCGGCGGCGAACACTTCCTCGCGCGCGATGCGACGGACCTCGAGCGGCACGCCGCATGCCGCCGACAATTCCTCCATCAAGCCGTAGCGGATGCCTTCGAGGATCAGATTGTCCTTCGGCGGTCCCATCAGCGTGCCGTTCTTGACGATCCACACGTTCGAGGCCGAGGCTTCGGTCAGGAAGCCGTCGCGGAACTGGATCGTTTCCACCACGCCGCTTTGCGCTGCTTCCTGCGCCGCCAGCACGTTGCCGAGCAGCGACACCGACTTGATTTCACAACGCAGCCAGCGCTTGTCTTCCATCGAAATGCAGGGCACGCCTTTTTCCACCACTGCGGCCGACGGCGGCACCAGCGGATTGGTCATGATGAACACGGTCGGCGTCATCTCTTGTGGAAAGGCATGGGCGCGCTTGGCAACGCCGCGCGTGACTTGCAGGTAGATCAACTGGTTGTCGGCGGGATAGGCCTTCTCGACCTTGCCGATCAGTTCCATCCACTCCTGTTCGGTATGTGGATTGGGAATGCCGATCGATGCGAGGCTGCGGAACAGGCGCGCCATGTGCTGCTTCGCACGAAATAACTTTCTTGCATACATAGGGATGACCTCGTACACGCCATCGCCGAAAATGAAGCCGCGATCGAGGACAGGAATCTTCGCTTCAGACAGAGGCGTCAGTTCGCCGTTGAGGTAAACGAGGGGGTCTTGCATGACGGCTTTCCTTGGTAATTGGTGATGAAGCATTTTTGCACAATCAACGCGGGGGATTATGCAAAATACGTATGCGTGGATGCTTGTCAGCGAGCATTCCGGCCAGGCGCGTGAGCAGGCCTGGATGCGTCATGACCGAGCTTGGGGGCCGCGCCATACGAATTGTTGTCGGTGTCGGAATCCTGCGCAAGCCATCGGCAACGATCAAGCGAATGCGCCGATCGTTCTCTCCACCGCCGCGCGCACCGAACCACTGGTGACGAAGCTGTGCGCCGTCACGATGTCGGCGTGGAACCAGCGGTCGCCGTCGAGGCAGGCCGGGATCTGGCGACGCACCTCGTCGTAGGCGGCCTGCGTTCCCTTGCCAAGCACGAAGCCGGGCAGGAGCGATTCGGTCATCGTCAAGCCTTGCGCCGCCAGCAGCATTTCGACGCCGACGATGTACTGCGTGTTGGCGACCACGGTGGCCGCCTTGCGCGCGCACCAGGTCGAGTTGGACACATGGTCTTCGCTGTTGCCTTTCGCGGGAATGCTGTCGACGCTGCCCGGCATGCACAGCGTGCGGTTTTCCATCACCAGCGCGCTCATCGAACATTGCACGACTGGATAGCCGGTGTTGACGCCGCGAATGCCGCTCATCAGGTTGCGCGGCAAGCCCCACGACAGCGTCGGGTCGATCAGGCGCGCGATGCGGCGTTCGCACATGCTGCCGAGATCGGCGATGGCCATCGCCAGCAAGTCCATCGCCTGCGCCAGATACTGGCCGTGAAAATTGCCGCCGGAAATGATCTCGAAGCCGCCGCCGTCCTTGCCAAAGATCAGGGGATTGTCTGTGGCGGAATTGATTTCCTTGTCGACGATGTTGTCGATGTAGTCCAGCGCATCGAACACCGGGCCGTACACCTGGGGCGCGCAGCGCAGCGAGTACACGTCCTGGATGCGCGGCGTGTAGGGAATGTCGGTGCGCCGTGATTCCTCGGGGAACTGCACGGCGCGCGCGTCGTGCGTGGTGCGCGTCGAGCCGGCCAGCAGCTGGCGGACGATGGCGGCGGCCTTGATCTGTCCGGCATGCGGCCGCGCCCGGTGGATGCGTTCGTCGAAGGCGGACATGTCGGCGCGCAGCGCTTCCAGCGTCAGTCCCAGCGACAGGCAGGCATCCGCCAGCAGATTGCGCGCATCGTGCGCGGCCAGCACCGCGACCGCGAGCGAGACTGTGCAACCGTTGATCAGGGCGGAGGCATCCTTGGCCTTCAGCTCGAACGTGACCGGGCCGATCTGCGCTTCGGCAATGGCCTGCGGCGCGGGCATGCGCCGCCCCTGGTACATCACCTCCGCTTCCTCGAAACCGGCAATGGCCGCTGCCAGATAGGACAGCGGCGCGAGGTCGCCGGATGCGCCGACCGAACCCTTCTGCGGCATCACGGGATGGATGCCGGCGTTGAGGAAGGCCAGCAGGCGCTCCACCACCTCGACGCGCGGCGCCGAATAGTTGGAGGCGAAGGCATTCGCGCGCAGCAGCATGGTCGCCCGGCTCACCTCTTCGGAGAAGGGTTCACCCAGGCCGGCGGCATGCGCCTTGATCATCTGGGTCTGGAACAGGCCGATATGCTCGACCTTGATGCGGGTGTCTTTCAGCAGGCCGACGCCGGTATTGAAGCTGTACATCATCGGCGCTTCGTCATGCATCCAGGTTGATTCGATGTAGTCGCGGCTTTGCTGCAAGGCGTCGCGCGAGGAGGGTGCCAGGCCGACCTTCATGCCCGGATCGCGCGCAATCGCGATCACTTGTTCCGCGCTCAGGGTGAAGCCGTCGATAAGAATTGTGGTCATGGTGGTTCCAGTCAATGTCCGGTAAGCGTGTGCGTTGGATGTTCCGCGTCATGGCGCGGCATGAAGTTTTCCACGAAGCGGCTGAACACGGCGGCTGCCTGCGCCGCATCGTCCGCCGTCATGATTTCGTCCGGATGGTGGCTGATGCCGCCGTTGCCGCAGCGCACGAAGAGCATCGCGACATCGGTCAGCGCGGCGATCGCCATTGCATCATGTCCCGCGCCCGACGGCAGATGGCGGACCGGCAGGTCGAAGGCGGCAATCGCCGCGCCCAGCTGCTGCTGCAGCCAGGGGGCGCAGGGCACGCTCCCGGCCGCATGGGTCGGATTGACCTCCAATCGGACATTGCGCCGCTCGGCAATCTGCTCCATTGCGTCCAGCACATCGCGTACCGCTGCCAGGCGCACGGTGTCGCTCTCGGCGCGGATGTCGATGGTGAACACCGCCATGCCGGGAACGACGTTCGCCGCGCCGTTCGGCACATTCCATTGCCCGACCGTGCCGACCAGCCCCGGCACGCCGGAACAGCGCTTCTCGATGTACAGCCCGATTTCCGCCGCCGCCATCGCGGCGTCGCGGCGCAGGTGCATCGGCACCGTGCCCGCATGGCCGGCAAGGCCGATTGCGCTGACCAGGAAGCGCGATGCGCCG
The Noviherbaspirillum cavernae DNA segment above includes these coding regions:
- a CDS encoding D-amino acid aminotransferase, producing the protein MQDPLVYLNGELTPLSEAKIPVLDRGFIFGDGVYEVIPMYARKLFRAKQHMARLFRSLASIGIPNPHTEQEWMELIGKVEKAYPADNQLIYLQVTRGVAKRAHAFPQEMTPTVFIMTNPLVPPSAAVVEKGVPCISMEDKRWLRCEIKSVSLLGNVLAAQEAAQSGVVETIQFRDGFLTEASASNVWIVKNGTLMGPPKDNLILEGIRYGLMEELSAACGVPLEVRRIAREEVFAADEVMLTSASKEVLPVVTIDGQTIGSGKPGPVFRKLHAAYQAAKA
- a CDS encoding DUF3291 domain-containing protein is translated as MHDKKHLAQVNIGRARGAMDDPVMAGFVAQLDRINALAEASPGFVWRLKTEEGNATSLQPYADERIIVNLSVWETPEHLRQFVYRSAHTEVLRERKSWFERFGDAYMAMWWIDAGHVPTVEEAKERLRHLQINGESEFAFSFAHLFTPTNADATAATIRLQPSAAQQE
- a CDS encoding transcriptional regulator GcvA; this translates as MADLRRLPNLAALRAFEAAARHENFTRAAEEIHVTHGAISHQVRALEEELGVTLFVRHGKRIAITPEGERFADTLRRALTDIAAAAEVLQASSRQKRLTITSLSSFAARWLSPRLGQFIERYPDLEVMLQSSNHLTDFVRESVDVGIRFGRGHYPGLTVEKLMDDYYYPVASPRFNRGKLPKTPQQLVKSTLLRCDGEPWEPWFRAAGIEAAEPTGGLVFEDSSMLVRAAAEGHGIALARFAIVATEIESGELVRLSDIAVKCPSSYYFVCPPGALQKPQVQAFRTWLFDEIAKLKMPTTGVL
- a CDS encoding DUF2917 domain-containing protein — translated: MRDLFTNKALVIPAGQASSGIAKQGQTLRIVRGRAWVTMEGVSHDYWLSAGNALQTIPGQLTVVEADPAKGNLEVRIERPQSPGAKLATQLAGLVQRFAYRKNAQATLQRPALAQCK
- a CDS encoding type I asparaginase; amino-acid sequence: MSAKHIALIYTGGTIGMARTDKGYAPMKDFAAVLSKLLHPVSGAMPRYTLHEYATPIDSTNAVPEDWQRIARDIAARYHEHDGFVVLHGTDTMAYTASALSFMLQGLRKPVIVTGSQIPLGEVRSDAAQNLITAMQLAASDQISEVAIYFNQRLLRGNRATKTSASRMQAFDSPNYPWLAEAGIDLRLNASVLLPRAAGEKFETPAYAHGRVLPVRFVPGMPVRLVQAMLDLDPQALILQGYGAGNVPDRDSALFDVLRRAHESGVVLVACSQSLHGEVALGTYATGSMLESAGAIGAMDMTFEAIFAKLHHLFALGMSAQEIRMAFLQDISGELAA
- the lipB gene encoding lipoyl(octanoyl) transferase LipB yields the protein MHTPAIIHRGTEDYASTFAAMRAFTDSRDRDTPDELWIVEHPPVFTLGLGADPAHVLNPHGIPVVQTDRGGEVTYHGPGQVIIYLLMDLRRNRPGARVFAREFVHKIEQAVIDTLAAYNLAGERKAGAPGIYLSGNGPWQGAKIAALGLKVRGNGCTYHGVSLNVAMDLTPFSWINPCGYEGLATVDMKTMGIEAPLQEVQLALAGNLTNLLKA
- a CDS encoding DUF493 family protein, with translation MTQASDKPADNPRETLIEYPSDFPIKIMGVMQDAFAQTMVDVVVQHDPTFHSGKMEMRPSSKGTYLSLTVTVRATSREQLDNLYRALSSHPMVKVVL
- a CDS encoding HAL/PAL/TAL family ammonia-lyase gives rise to the protein MTTILIDGFTLSAEQVIAIARDPGMKVGLAPSSRDALQQSRDYIESTWMHDEAPMMYSFNTGVGLLKDTRIKVEHIGLFQTQMIKAHAAGLGEPFSEEVSRATMLLRANAFASNYSAPRVEVVERLLAFLNAGIHPVMPQKGSVGASGDLAPLSYLAAAIAGFEEAEVMYQGRRMPAPQAIAEAQIGPVTFELKAKDASALINGCTVSLAVAVLAAHDARNLLADACLSLGLTLEALRADMSAFDERIHRARPHAGQIKAAAIVRQLLAGSTRTTHDARAVQFPEESRRTDIPYTPRIQDVYSLRCAPQVYGPVFDALDYIDNIVDKEINSATDNPLIFGKDGGGFEIISGGNFHGQYLAQAMDLLAMAIADLGSMCERRIARLIDPTLSWGLPRNLMSGIRGVNTGYPVVQCSMSALVMENRTLCMPGSVDSIPAKGNSEDHVSNSTWCARKAATVVANTQYIVGVEMLLAAQGLTMTESLLPGFVLGKGTQAAYDEVRRQIPACLDGDRWFHADIVTAHSFVTSGSVRAAVERTIGAFA
- a CDS encoding benzoate/H(+) symporter BenE family transporter; the encoded protein is MKINSTMSFFKDLSLSAIIAGFVTVLVGFTSSAVIVFQGAHAVGATPAQLASWMWALGIGMGLTCILLSLRYRMPVVTAWSTPGAAMLITGAAGVSIGEATGAFLVSAAMIALCGFSGWFERAINRIPVSIASGMLAGVLLRFGLDVFVAMKTQFTMAFAMFCTYLVMRRTSSRYAVVATLGVGIAIAAASGLLRMEGVHLEFAKPVFVAPQFSLAALIGIALPLFVVTMASQNVPGVAVIRASGYTLPISPVIGWTGVVNLLLAPFGAFALNLAAITAAICMGREAHEDPARRYVAAVFAGVFYLLIGLFGATVGALFAAFPKELVMAVAGLALFGTIGNGLAAAMSNEKEREPALVTFLVTASGVTLFGVGSAFWGLVAGVMAIVVLQAGRRHFPWFTAADRDAK
- a CDS encoding allantoate amidohydrolase; the encoded protein is MTQATDQGATIMRWADELGRHSEVPGLLTRTYLTPAHAHAAEQLAQWMREAGMQVRRDAAGNVIGRYEGIVPDAPALLTGSHFDTVRDAGKYDGTLGILLPLACIAEWHRQQRRFPFAIEVIAFAEEEGVRFKATLLGSRAVAGTFDTAVLDKCDEQGQTMREALTASGLDAQALPQAAYTKEQVLAFIEVHIEQGPVLLEENLPLGIVTAISGASRFLVSAIGLAGHAGTVPMHLRRDAAMAAAEIGLYIEKRCSGVPGLVGTVGQWNVPNGAANVVPGMAVFTIDIRAESDTVRLAAVRDVLDAMEQIAERRNVRLEVNPTHAAGSVPCAPWLQQQLGAAIAAFDLPVRHLPSGAGHDAMAIAALTDVAMLFVRCGNGGISHHPDEIMTADDAAQAAAVFSRFVENFMPRHDAEHPTHTLTGH